In one window of Posidoniimonas corsicana DNA:
- a CDS encoding NAD-dependent epimerase/dehydratase family protein, protein MLALVTGPGGFLGRYIVEQLLARGDSVRGLARGDYPELAAAGVEMISGDLADRDAVDRAVTGVDCVFHVAGKVGVWGRWFDYFRSNVHGTLNLLGACQDRGVDRLVFTSSPSVTFDGRHQKNVDESAPYPTKWLAHYPHSKAIAENFVLSVNGQPLADGRELRTCALRPHLVWGPRDHHLTARLIERARSGQLRRVGDGHNLVDTIYVENAAEAHLLAADALAEPDSPVAGNAYFLSQGDPVNCWQWIDDILALVDLPPVDRAISARKAVAAGLTLERWHWLTRNWNEPRMTRFVARSLSTHHYFNIEAAKRDFGYLPRVSTEAGMQRLGEWLDSDRGLRVAD, encoded by the coding sequence ATGCTCGCCCTCGTCACCGGCCCCGGCGGATTCCTCGGCCGGTACATCGTCGAACAGCTCCTCGCCCGCGGCGACAGCGTGCGCGGGCTGGCGCGGGGCGACTACCCTGAGCTGGCCGCCGCCGGCGTCGAGATGATCTCCGGCGACCTGGCCGACCGCGACGCCGTGGACCGTGCGGTGACCGGCGTCGACTGTGTGTTCCACGTGGCCGGCAAGGTGGGCGTGTGGGGCCGGTGGTTCGACTACTTCCGCTCCAACGTGCACGGCACGCTCAACCTGCTGGGCGCCTGCCAGGACCGGGGCGTGGACCGGCTGGTGTTCACCAGCAGCCCCAGCGTCACGTTCGACGGCCGGCACCAGAAGAACGTCGACGAGTCCGCCCCCTACCCCACCAAGTGGCTGGCCCACTACCCGCACTCCAAGGCGATCGCGGAGAACTTCGTCCTCTCGGTGAACGGCCAGCCGCTGGCCGATGGTCGCGAGCTGCGGACCTGCGCGCTCCGGCCGCACCTGGTGTGGGGGCCGCGGGACCACCACCTGACCGCCCGGCTGATCGAGCGGGCCCGGTCGGGGCAGCTCCGTCGCGTGGGCGACGGCCACAACCTGGTTGACACCATCTACGTCGAGAACGCCGCCGAGGCCCACCTGCTGGCCGCCGACGCCCTGGCCGAGCCTGACAGCCCCGTGGCCGGAAACGCGTACTTCCTCAGCCAGGGCGACCCGGTCAACTGCTGGCAGTGGATCGACGACATCCTCGCGCTGGTCGACCTGCCGCCGGTCGACCGGGCGATTTCCGCCCGCAAGGCGGTCGCCGCCGGGCTGACGCTCGAACGCTGGCACTGGCTGACCCGCAACTGGAACGAGCCCCGCATGACCCGGTTCGTCGCCCGCAGCCTGTCGACGCACCACTACTTCAACATCGAGGCCGCCAAGCGGGACTTCGGCTATTTGCCCCGGGTTTCGACCGAAGCCGGCATGCAGCGGCTGGGGGAGTGGCTGGATTCGGATCGCGGATTGCGGGTTGCGGATTGA
- a CDS encoding excinuclease ABC subunit UvrC, with protein sequence MSDEAAQEDPPVIESTPDGDTGAAAPELPKTQSEFFARAAEKVKSKFPTTPGVYLFHDSAGRVIYIGKAKNLRARAGSYFLAAAAADARTRDLVREAHDIECVECDSEVDAMLMEARLIKDIQPRFNKELRDDKSFPYLQITTHEDFPRVEITRTPKGSAAKLYGPFTSVYALRGALQVLQRIFKFRTCSLDIDEGDERWRWFRPCLLASIDQCTAPCNLRVSKEDYRRDIARLRTFLDGGKVKLLRELKGEMQQASAELRFEKAARLRDEINLLERLDERGDLEKDAQPEVFYVDPKKGLAGLQKVLKLPDPIRVIEGVDIAHLAGQETVASLVQFIDGLPFKPGYRRYRIREVQGIDDFASIREVVARRFKRLEETDQTFPDLLLVDGGKGQLSRAMQAFESLGIEPPTVISLAKKEELVYRPGESEPLRLSRNAFALRLLQYVRDESHRFAQHYHHLLRRKRTLGE encoded by the coding sequence ATGAGTGACGAAGCCGCCCAGGAAGATCCGCCCGTCATCGAGTCGACCCCCGACGGGGACACCGGCGCCGCTGCGCCCGAACTGCCCAAGACGCAGTCCGAGTTCTTCGCCCGCGCGGCGGAGAAGGTGAAGAGCAAATTCCCCACTACGCCCGGCGTGTACCTGTTCCACGACTCGGCCGGGCGGGTGATCTACATCGGCAAGGCGAAGAACCTCCGCGCCCGCGCCGGCAGCTACTTCCTGGCCGCGGCCGCCGCCGACGCCCGCACCCGAGACCTCGTCCGCGAGGCGCACGACATCGAGTGCGTCGAGTGCGATAGCGAGGTGGACGCGATGCTGATGGAGGCCCGGCTGATCAAGGACATCCAGCCGCGGTTCAACAAGGAGCTCCGCGACGACAAGTCGTTCCCCTACCTGCAGATCACCACCCACGAGGACTTCCCCCGCGTCGAGATCACCCGCACGCCCAAGGGCTCGGCGGCCAAGCTGTACGGGCCGTTCACCAGCGTGTACGCGCTGCGCGGCGCTCTGCAGGTGCTGCAGCGGATCTTCAAGTTCCGCACGTGCAGCCTCGACATCGACGAGGGCGATGAACGCTGGCGGTGGTTCCGCCCCTGCCTGCTGGCGTCAATCGACCAGTGCACCGCGCCGTGCAACCTGCGGGTCAGCAAGGAGGACTACCGCCGCGATATCGCCCGGCTGCGCACGTTCCTCGACGGCGGCAAGGTGAAGCTGCTCCGCGAGCTTAAGGGCGAGATGCAGCAGGCGTCCGCCGAGCTTCGGTTCGAGAAGGCCGCCCGGCTGCGCGACGAGATCAACCTGCTGGAGCGGCTCGATGAGCGGGGCGACCTCGAGAAGGACGCCCAGCCCGAGGTGTTCTACGTCGACCCGAAGAAGGGCCTGGCCGGGCTGCAGAAGGTGCTCAAGCTGCCCGACCCGATCCGCGTGATCGAGGGCGTGGACATCGCGCACCTGGCCGGGCAGGAGACGGTCGCCAGCCTGGTGCAGTTTATCGACGGTCTGCCGTTCAAGCCGGGCTACCGCCGGTACCGCATCCGCGAGGTGCAGGGCATCGACGACTTCGCCAGCATCCGCGAGGTGGTCGCCCGCCGGTTCAAGCGGCTGGAGGAGACCGACCAGACCTTTCCCGACCTGCTGCTGGTCGACGGTGGCAAGGGGCAGTTGTCGCGGGCCATGCAGGCGTTCGAGTCGCTCGGCATCGAGCCCCCCACGGTTATCTCGCTGGCCAAGAAGGAGGAGCTGGTCTACCGCCCCGGCGAGAGCGAGCCGCTGAGGCTCAGCCGCAACGCTTTCGCCCTGCGACTGCTGCAGTACGTCCGGGACGAGTCCCACCGCTTCGCCCAGCACTACCACCACCTGCTGCGGCGGAAGCGGACGCTGGGGGAATAG
- a CDS encoding sigma-70 family RNA polymerase sigma factor: MPTKPEPPTTDACDSDLLRRFSAQRDEEVFRLLVERHGPLVLGVCRRNTFANEDAEDAFQATFLVLSQSAGSIRRGSSLSAWLYGVALRVSARVRRGRPADRPQSLEEDVPETRDPLDELLARHDGMIADEELSALPENLRQPLVLRYLAGKSNQQTAAELGITVAALEGRLKRGKSRLRARLLRRGVTLAAVVATLKSTQVHAGALPAPLVEATAALGCQGAAGPLATSSPLSNPTITNIALEELKIMHALALPKLLLPFGAAGVALLAMGVHLAYSQGAGADTGTSPLQLQSEAADAPGDSEALFAAGAIATAPAAEDNPFGAIAATAADANPFNASPRDAFVASPPQTPAAANSFVAAVPPGVARIENSLASQLTTTGLDFVDAPLEEVIDFLRTEYDIEIQLDERSLDDIAIGRDEPITCNLRRVSLDAALNLILDKLELTHVVANEVLLITTQEHAHTLLDTKLYHTRGLGIDAESLRETILKTVAPETWSDGNGGEAEFEPLPSGDVLVRQTYAGHKELSQVLKQLAASQAGSPASGDRQADAAPRAGVQVERISTAESGPVLTLRGAKDEVERVAEVINTTVGPDAPTSAAAPAAAVQTLRALKSRYSDLLEQIQRKQEAYNALAKDSGSILDARNAAENQLDIELLTRLRGELLEMRRKDATTQHGAPIGEYMDELRTEIAELTERVLTRAEENPDLQRRGEEIEQLKQIAAGLQERIEELETERAIGEESPATTAGGGLR, translated from the coding sequence ATGCCGACCAAGCCCGAACCGCCGACCACGGACGCCTGCGATTCCGACCTGCTGCGTCGCTTCAGCGCCCAGCGGGACGAGGAGGTGTTCCGGCTGCTGGTCGAGCGGCACGGCCCGCTGGTGCTCGGCGTGTGCCGGCGGAACACGTTCGCCAACGAAGACGCCGAGGACGCCTTCCAGGCGACCTTTTTGGTGCTGTCGCAGTCGGCCGGCTCGATACGCCGCGGCTCGTCGCTGTCGGCGTGGCTGTACGGAGTGGCGCTCCGGGTGAGCGCGCGGGTGCGGCGGGGCCGCCCCGCCGACCGCCCGCAATCCTTGGAGGAGGACGTGCCCGAAACCCGCGACCCGCTCGACGAACTGCTCGCCCGGCACGACGGCATGATCGCCGACGAGGAGCTCTCCGCGCTGCCGGAGAACCTGCGTCAGCCACTGGTGCTGCGGTACCTGGCGGGCAAGAGCAACCAGCAGACCGCCGCCGAACTGGGCATCACGGTCGCCGCACTCGAGGGCCGCCTGAAGCGCGGCAAGAGCCGGCTGCGGGCCCGGCTGCTGCGGCGGGGTGTCACGCTGGCCGCCGTGGTCGCGACGCTCAAATCGACGCAGGTCCACGCCGGCGCCCTGCCGGCGCCGCTGGTGGAAGCGACAGCCGCCCTCGGATGCCAGGGCGCGGCGGGCCCGCTTGCCACGTCGTCCCCCCTCAGCAACCCAACGATCACCAACATCGCCCTCGAGGAGCTAAAGATCATGCACGCGCTCGCCCTCCCGAAGCTGCTACTGCCGTTCGGCGCGGCCGGCGTCGCCCTGCTGGCGATGGGCGTCCACCTGGCCTACTCCCAAGGCGCCGGTGCCGACACGGGCACATCGCCGCTGCAGTTGCAGAGCGAAGCCGCGGACGCCCCCGGAGACTCGGAAGCTTTGTTCGCCGCGGGGGCGATCGCCACGGCGCCTGCGGCCGAAGACAATCCGTTCGGCGCCATCGCCGCCACTGCAGCAGACGCCAACCCGTTCAACGCCAGTCCGCGGGACGCGTTTGTGGCGTCCCCTCCCCAGACGCCCGCGGCGGCGAACTCCTTCGTGGCCGCTGTCCCGCCCGGCGTCGCCCGGATTGAGAACAGCCTCGCCTCCCAGTTGACGACAACAGGTCTCGACTTTGTCGACGCTCCGCTTGAGGAGGTCATCGACTTCTTGAGGACAGAGTACGACATCGAGATCCAACTCGATGAAAGATCGCTCGACGATATCGCGATCGGGCGCGACGAGCCGATCACCTGTAACCTTCGCCGGGTCAGCCTTGATGCGGCATTGAACCTGATACTTGATAAGCTCGAGCTAACCCATGTGGTCGCCAACGAGGTGCTGCTCATCACCACCCAGGAACATGCTCACACATTGCTCGACACGAAGCTTTACCACACAAGGGGGTTAGGAATTGACGCGGAATCGCTACGCGAAACGATTCTGAAGACCGTGGCTCCGGAGACGTGGTCAGACGGCAACGGCGGCGAAGCCGAATTTGAGCCGCTGCCGTCCGGCGACGTGCTCGTCAGGCAGACCTACGCCGGCCACAAAGAGCTGAGCCAGGTGCTCAAGCAGCTGGCCGCCAGTCAGGCAGGGTCGCCTGCCAGCGGCGACCGACAAGCTGACGCGGCGCCGCGGGCCGGAGTCCAGGTGGAACGGATCTCCACCGCCGAGTCGGGGCCGGTGCTAACGCTGCGGGGCGCGAAGGACGAGGTCGAAAGGGTCGCCGAGGTAATCAATACCACGGTGGGGCCGGACGCCCCGACCTCCGCCGCGGCGCCGGCGGCTGCTGTGCAAACTCTGCGAGCCCTCAAGTCCCGCTACAGCGACCTCCTTGAGCAGATCCAGCGCAAGCAGGAGGCCTACAACGCGTTGGCTAAGGACTCCGGGTCGATCCTCGACGCCCGCAACGCGGCCGAGAACCAGCTCGACATCGAGCTGCTGACCCGCCTGCGGGGCGAGCTGCTCGAGATGCGCCGCAAGGACGCCACCACCCAGCACGGCGCGCCGATCGGCGAGTACATGGACGAGCTCCGGACCGAGATCGCCGAGCTCACCGAGCGGGTGCTCACCCGGGCGGAGGAGAACCCCGATCTGCAGCGCCGCGGCGAGGAGATCGAGCAGCTCAAACAGATCGCGGCTGGGCTGCAGGAGCGGATCGAGGAGCTGGAAACCGAGCGTGCGATCGGGGAAGAGTCGCCCGCCACCACTGCGGGGGGAGGACTACGCTGA
- a CDS encoding cryptochrome/photolyase family protein: MSQLKQETPVRHLVIVLGDQLNADSASFDGFDNDRDLVLMIEADEESTHVWSTKPRIAVFLAAMRHFRDALRDNGRRVSYRALEESPEGGSLSQGLAEAIAEHSPERLIVVHPGEYRVLHALRTQAGKLGVPLDVRADRHFLSTPEEFAEHASGRKQLRMEYFYREMRKRHGVLMEDGEPAGGDWNYDKENRGSFSKRGPRDLPAPHRFRADKVTKQVLELVNDRFGQHPGELDTFDWPVTAKEAKVALRDFIKHRLSDFGEYQDAMWTDEPWLYHSRISAAMNLKLLDPRDAIGAAVQAYESGDAPLNSVEGFVRQILGWREYVRGVYWMHMPEYLNRNALHARAPLPDFYWTGETDMQCLRQAIGQTLRHGYAHHIQRLMVTGLYALLLGVDPKQVHEWYLAVYVDAVEWVELPNSLGMSQYADGGVMASKPYIASGKYIKRMSNYCQGCRFNPDVAVGEDACPFTTLYWDFLDRHQEKLSGNNRMRMQLKNLERKSSDELKEIRRQAEQLKGAVES, from the coding sequence GTGAGCCAACTCAAGCAGGAAACGCCCGTCCGACACCTGGTGATCGTCCTCGGCGATCAGCTCAACGCAGACTCCGCGTCGTTCGACGGGTTCGACAATGATCGGGATCTGGTCCTGATGATCGAGGCGGACGAGGAGTCGACGCACGTCTGGTCGACCAAGCCCCGGATCGCCGTCTTCCTAGCCGCGATGCGGCACTTCCGTGACGCCCTAAGAGACAACGGGCGCCGGGTGTCGTACCGGGCTCTCGAGGAATCGCCCGAGGGCGGCTCGCTCAGCCAGGGGCTCGCGGAGGCGATTGCCGAGCACTCCCCTGAGCGGCTGATCGTGGTTCACCCGGGCGAGTACCGGGTGCTGCACGCGCTGCGGACCCAGGCCGGCAAGCTCGGCGTGCCGCTCGACGTGCGTGCCGACCGGCATTTCCTGTCCACGCCCGAGGAGTTCGCCGAGCACGCCAGCGGGCGTAAGCAGCTGCGGATGGAGTACTTCTACCGCGAGATGCGGAAGCGGCACGGCGTGCTGATGGAGGACGGCGAGCCCGCCGGTGGCGACTGGAACTACGATAAGGAGAATCGCGGGTCGTTCAGCAAACGCGGACCGCGCGACCTGCCCGCCCCGCACCGCTTCCGCGCCGACAAGGTGACCAAGCAGGTGCTCGAGCTCGTCAACGACCGCTTCGGTCAGCACCCGGGCGAGCTGGACACGTTCGACTGGCCGGTGACCGCCAAGGAGGCCAAGGTCGCCCTGCGGGATTTCATCAAGCACCGGCTGTCGGACTTCGGCGAGTACCAGGACGCGATGTGGACCGACGAGCCGTGGCTCTACCACTCGCGGATATCGGCGGCCATGAACCTCAAGCTGCTGGACCCGCGCGACGCGATCGGCGCCGCGGTCCAGGCTTATGAGTCGGGCGACGCGCCGCTGAACAGCGTGGAGGGGTTCGTGCGACAGATCCTCGGCTGGCGTGAGTACGTGCGGGGCGTGTATTGGATGCACATGCCGGAGTACCTCAACCGCAACGCGTTGCACGCCAGGGCGCCCTTGCCGGATTTCTACTGGACCGGCGAGACCGACATGCAGTGCCTGCGGCAGGCCATCGGCCAGACGCTCCGCCACGGCTACGCCCACCACATTCAGCGGCTGATGGTCACCGGCCTGTACGCGTTGCTGCTGGGCGTGGACCCGAAGCAGGTGCACGAGTGGTACCTGGCGGTCTACGTCGACGCGGTCGAGTGGGTAGAGCTGCCAAACTCGCTCGGCATGTCCCAGTACGCCGACGGCGGCGTCATGGCCAGCAAGCCGTACATCGCCAGCGGCAAGTACATCAAGCGGATGAGCAACTACTGCCAGGGCTGCCGCTTCAACCCGGATGTGGCGGTTGGCGAGGACGCCTGCCCCTTCACCACGCTCTACTGGGACTTCTTAGACCGCCACCAAGAGAAGCTGTCGGGCAACAACCGGATGCGGATGCAGCTGAAGAACCTGGAGCGGAAGTCGAGCGATGAGCTGAAAGAAATTCGCCGACAAGCCGAGCAGTTGAAAGGCGCCGTGGAGTCCTAG
- a CDS encoding phospho-sugar mutase gives MTIDESLAAAKQAVADGKLTESALGNLTAWLTEDRYAEYADQIVEHVERGDWQTLDDVFWTIIPFGTGGRRGKMYPFGSNAINDRTIGESAQGLANYVKDTLGEGAELSCALCRDTRHNGERFAKLCAEIMVAAGFKVYLLQGYRSTPELSFAVRYKNCSTGIMVTASHNPPSDNAVKVYWSTGGQVLPPHDKGIIERVMNCQEIVRVDFDKAVADGDIVFCEEEVDKAFIDNVVAQGRSGPRDLNVLYSPLHGVGATAVVPALERDGFQSVEVFGPHAEPSGDFPNVPGHVSNPERPEVFDAMIEHAKSSGADLCVATDPDCDRIGLAAPVISGGNDWKTLTGNQICALLCDYVVETYPGTLTQEHFVVQTLVTTQMVRRIADSYGAKVIGDLLVGFKWIAGAIDENGPDKFLYGCEESHGYMTGTYARDKDGAVASMLACELAAKLKSQGKSLHEKLDSLFWQHGCHAERLINVQMPGSEGMAEMKKVMAAFRNDPPAVVGGMPVKHVRDYLNNVKIAVGGPSPSAPLAGPTGDLVILDLDQEGTYVACRPSGTEPKIKFYMFAYTPAEMLHDLDETKAELEARLDAMATDLRKFAGV, from the coding sequence ATGACGATCGACGAATCCCTGGCCGCCGCCAAGCAGGCGGTCGCTGACGGCAAGCTAACCGAGTCCGCGCTGGGGAACCTCACCGCCTGGCTCACCGAGGACCGCTACGCGGAGTACGCCGACCAGATTGTGGAGCACGTCGAGCGGGGCGATTGGCAGACGCTGGACGACGTCTTCTGGACGATCATCCCCTTCGGCACCGGCGGCCGCCGCGGCAAGATGTACCCGTTCGGGTCCAACGCGATCAACGACCGTACCATCGGCGAGAGCGCCCAAGGCCTGGCCAACTACGTGAAGGACACGCTGGGCGAAGGGGCCGAGCTCTCCTGCGCCCTCTGCCGCGACACCCGCCACAACGGCGAGCGGTTCGCCAAGCTGTGCGCCGAGATCATGGTCGCGGCCGGCTTCAAGGTCTACCTGCTGCAGGGGTATCGCAGCACGCCGGAGCTGTCGTTCGCGGTCCGCTACAAGAACTGCTCGACCGGCATTATGGTCACCGCCAGCCACAACCCTCCCAGCGACAACGCCGTGAAGGTGTACTGGAGCACCGGCGGCCAGGTGCTGCCGCCGCACGACAAGGGGATCATCGAGCGGGTGATGAACTGCCAGGAGATCGTCCGCGTCGATTTTGACAAGGCGGTGGCCGACGGCGACATCGTGTTCTGCGAGGAGGAAGTCGACAAGGCCTTTATCGACAACGTGGTGGCCCAGGGCCGGTCCGGCCCGCGGGACCTGAACGTGCTGTACTCGCCGCTGCACGGCGTGGGCGCCACGGCGGTCGTGCCGGCGCTCGAGCGGGACGGCTTCCAGAGCGTCGAGGTGTTCGGCCCGCACGCCGAGCCCTCCGGCGACTTCCCCAACGTGCCGGGCCACGTGTCGAACCCGGAGCGGCCGGAGGTGTTCGACGCGATGATCGAGCACGCCAAGTCCAGCGGCGCCGACCTCTGCGTCGCCACCGACCCGGACTGCGACCGCATCGGCCTGGCGGCGCCGGTGATCTCCGGTGGGAACGACTGGAAGACGCTCACCGGAAACCAGATCTGCGCGCTGCTGTGCGACTACGTGGTCGAGACCTACCCCGGCACGCTCACGCAGGAGCACTTCGTGGTGCAGACGCTGGTCACCACGCAGATGGTCCGCCGCATCGCCGACAGCTACGGCGCCAAGGTCATAGGCGACCTGCTGGTCGGCTTCAAGTGGATCGCCGGCGCGATCGACGAGAACGGCCCCGACAAGTTCCTGTACGGCTGCGAGGAGTCGCACGGCTACATGACCGGCACGTACGCCCGGGACAAGGACGGCGCGGTCGCGTCGATGCTGGCGTGCGAGCTGGCCGCCAAGCTCAAGTCCCAGGGCAAGAGCCTCCACGAGAAGCTCGACTCGCTGTTCTGGCAGCACGGCTGCCACGCCGAGCGGCTGATCAACGTGCAGATGCCCGGCAGCGAGGGCATGGCCGAGATGAAGAAGGTGATGGCCGCCTTCCGCAACGACCCGCCGGCCGTGGTGGGGGGGATGCCGGTGAAGCACGTCCGCGACTACCTGAACAACGTCAAGATCGCGGTCGGCGGGCCCTCACCTTCGGCGCCGTTGGCCGGGCCCACGGGCGACTTGGTGATCCTCGACCTCGACCAGGAGGGCACGTACGTCGCCTGCCGCCCGAGCGGCACCGAGCCGAAGATCAAGTTCTACATGTTCGCCTACACGCCGGCCGAGATGCTGCACGACCTCGACGAGACCAAGGCCGAATTGGAGGCCCGCCTCGACGCGATGGCGACCGACCTGCGGAAGTTCGCCGGCGTGTGA
- a CDS encoding acyltransferase family protein produces MTTPNAPAAGRILELDALRGLAAVAVVLFHFTTRFDELFGRSTTLGWSAPLGEYGVDLFFMLSGFVILLTLERTSGWFSFAWGRFSRLYPAYWAALALTFAVVTWFGLPGQEVSLRDAALNLSMVQSILGAEHVDGAYWSLQAEVIFYANMLLLFSLGVFRRPLAAVLGWVAASAVALLVLHGADHGWLPSAAAHVTKLMTLGSLHYIPLFGVGILLYAWRERRLDDLETLLGVTVCLIADVAHHGAVAGAIGVVLAAVLAAAVTGRLPWLNRRGLVYLGALSYPLYLTHQNIGYVVMRAAESAGLPPAAGLALALAVAVLLAVVLHHAVERPSLAWLRDHRPNFRRLTLGNRQGSKPPSLAAS; encoded by the coding sequence ATGACAACGCCTAACGCCCCTGCCGCTGGTCGCATCTTAGAACTCGACGCCCTCCGCGGCCTGGCCGCGGTGGCGGTGGTGCTGTTCCACTTCACCACGCGGTTTGACGAGCTGTTCGGGCGTTCGACCACGCTCGGCTGGTCGGCGCCGCTGGGCGAATATGGCGTGGACCTGTTCTTCATGCTGAGTGGGTTCGTGATCCTGCTGACCCTCGAGCGGACCAGCGGCTGGTTCTCGTTCGCGTGGGGACGTTTCAGCCGGTTGTACCCGGCGTACTGGGCCGCGCTAGCCTTGACCTTCGCCGTGGTTACGTGGTTTGGCCTGCCGGGGCAAGAAGTCTCGCTGCGCGACGCGGCGCTCAACCTGTCGATGGTGCAGTCGATCCTGGGCGCCGAGCACGTCGACGGCGCGTACTGGTCGCTGCAGGCGGAGGTGATCTTCTACGCCAACATGCTGCTGCTGTTCTCGCTCGGCGTGTTCCGCCGGCCGCTGGCCGCGGTGCTCGGTTGGGTAGCGGCGTCGGCTGTGGCGTTGCTGGTGCTTCACGGCGCCGACCACGGCTGGCTGCCAAGCGCCGCGGCGCACGTCACCAAGCTGATGACCCTCGGCAGCCTGCACTACATCCCGCTGTTCGGCGTCGGGATCCTGCTGTACGCGTGGCGGGAACGACGCCTTGACGATCTTGAGACCCTGCTCGGCGTGACGGTCTGCCTGATCGCCGACGTGGCGCACCACGGCGCCGTGGCCGGCGCGATCGGCGTGGTCCTGGCCGCGGTGCTAGCCGCCGCGGTGACCGGCCGGCTGCCGTGGCTCAACCGGCGGGGGCTGGTCTACCTCGGCGCGCTCTCCTACCCGCTCTACCTCACGCATCAGAACATCGGCTACGTGGTGATGCGGGCGGCGGAGTCCGCCGGGCTGCCGCCGGCGGCGGGGCTCGCTCTCGCGTTGGCCGTGGCCGTGCTGCTGGCGGTCGTGCTGCACCACGCGGTCGAAAGGCCTTCGCTGGCGTGGCTCCGGGACCATCGGCCGAACTTCCGCCGGCTGACGTTGGGGAACCGCCAAGGCAGTAAACCGCCAAGCCTGGCGGCTAGCTGA
- a CDS encoding alkene reductase — protein sequence MTDLARPAALLSPLDLHGLPLANRVVMAPLTRGRAGADRVPTEVNATYYAQRAAAGLVISEATTISPQANGWLESAGMYTDAQQQGWAKVADAVHQAGGKIFMQLWHTGRASHSSFHDGEPAVAPSAIAISGDHAHTPEGKQPYETPRALETDELPGVVADYKQAAQRAKDAGLDGVEVHSANGYLLDEFLQSKTNHRTDRYGGSVENRYRLLGEVLSAVTEVWESNRVGVRLSPNGAFNDMGSPDYREQFTYAFEQLDKLNLAYLHVMDGLGFGFHDLGAPVTLAEVRQHYHGVVMGNCGYDRDSADQAIVGGDADLISFGRPYISNPDLVERFANGWPLAPEAEMSAWYSPTGAKGYTDFPAYQEQV from the coding sequence ATGACCGATCTTGCACGCCCCGCTGCGCTGCTCTCCCCGCTAGACCTGCACGGACTGCCACTCGCCAACCGTGTCGTGATGGCGCCGCTGACACGGGGCCGCGCCGGCGCCGACCGCGTTCCGACCGAGGTCAACGCAACCTACTACGCCCAGCGGGCGGCGGCCGGGCTGGTCATCAGCGAGGCGACCACCATCTCGCCACAGGCCAACGGGTGGCTCGAGTCCGCCGGCATGTACACCGACGCCCAGCAGCAGGGCTGGGCGAAGGTGGCCGACGCGGTGCACCAGGCGGGCGGCAAGATCTTCATGCAGCTGTGGCACACGGGCCGCGCGTCGCACAGCTCGTTCCACGACGGCGAGCCGGCCGTGGCGCCGTCGGCCATCGCTATCTCCGGCGACCACGCGCACACGCCCGAGGGGAAGCAGCCCTACGAAACGCCCCGCGCGCTGGAGACCGACGAGCTGCCCGGCGTCGTGGCCGACTACAAGCAGGCGGCCCAGCGGGCCAAGGACGCGGGGCTGGACGGCGTGGAGGTGCACTCGGCCAACGGCTACCTGCTGGACGAGTTCCTGCAGTCCAAGACCAACCACCGGACTGACCGGTACGGCGGCAGCGTCGAGAACCGCTACCGGCTGCTGGGCGAGGTGCTGTCGGCCGTGACCGAGGTGTGGGAGTCGAACCGAGTCGGCGTGCGGCTGTCGCCCAACGGCGCGTTCAACGACATGGGCTCGCCAGACTACCGGGAGCAGTTCACCTACGCGTTCGAGCAGCTCGACAAGCTGAACCTGGCCTACCTGCACGTGATGGACGGCCTCGGCTTCGGGTTCCACGACCTGGGTGCCCCCGTCACGCTGGCCGAGGTCCGCCAGCACTACCACGGCGTCGTGATGGGAAACTGCGGCTACGACCGCGACTCGGCCGACCAGGCGATCGTCGGCGGCGACGCCGACCTGATCTCCTTCGGCCGCCCCTACATCAGCAACCCCGACCTGGTCGAGCGGTTCGCGAACGGCTGGCCACTCGCCCCCGAGGCGGAGATGTCGGCCTGGTACTCGCCGACCGGGGCGAAGGGCTACACGGACTTTCCGGCGTACCAAGAGCAAGTCTGA
- a CDS encoding metal-dependent transcriptional regulator, protein MASLTVENYLKTILQLTLDGPAAGPIATGQIAAALNVAPGTVTSMLKTLADSGLATYTPYEGVRLTAAGETLAMRVIRRHRLIELFLVQTLGLSWDEVHDEAENMEHAVSDWLVDRIDAKLGFPSVDPHGDPIPTSDGAIASPVDGPLTEHPLGLPFRVTRVVDQSPEFLRRLSEAGLEIGARGSLAGATTDGGFAIRVDLEQHRLSAEEASKVMVQ, encoded by the coding sequence GTGGCTAGCCTCACTGTCGAGAACTACCTGAAGACGATCCTCCAGCTCACGCTCGACGGGCCGGCCGCAGGTCCGATCGCGACCGGCCAGATCGCCGCGGCGCTGAACGTCGCGCCCGGCACGGTGACCAGCATGCTGAAGACCCTGGCCGACAGCGGGCTGGCGACCTACACGCCGTACGAGGGGGTACGGCTCACGGCGGCCGGCGAGACGCTCGCCATGCGGGTGATCCGCCGGCACCGGCTCATCGAGCTGTTCCTGGTGCAGACGCTCGGGCTCAGCTGGGACGAGGTGCACGACGAAGCCGAGAACATGGAGCACGCGGTCAGCGATTGGCTGGTCGACCGCATCGACGCGAAGCTCGGGTTCCCGTCGGTCGACCCGCACGGCGACCCGATCCCCACCTCCGACGGCGCGATCGCCTCGCCGGTCGACGGCCCGCTTACCGAGCACCCGCTGGGGCTGCCGTTCCGGGTGACCCGAGTGGTCGATCAGTCGCCCGAGTTCCTCCGCCGCCTCAGTGAGGCGGGCCTGGAGATCGGCGCCCGTGGCAGCCTGGCCGGCGCAACCACGGATGGCGGGTTCGCCATCCGCGTGGACTTGGAGCAGCACCGCCTGAGCGCCGAAGAGGCGTCCAAGGTTATGGTGCAGTAG